In one window of Anaerolineales bacterium DNA:
- a CDS encoding glycosyltransferase family 39 protein codes for MTQSAEKKIPALSRFPIREILLCGFLAACALLPSSPLFQRFPFRDSGAFLYTGWRMQEGEVPYRDVWDHKPPLIYFINAAGLTLGGGSAWGVWALEWISLGAACLLAYRLLKQTFGPWPAGICLPLMLGAFFVLAMGGNLATEYALPMQFACLFLAAGMGDDRPERGRMFLLGILGGCLFLLKQNLIGIPAIVAAYRILSSLRRKQGISALRETGYAAAGAALAFLPALGYFAVHGALTDLWDAAFRYNFFYAETGVAAAGKSVVRGLEAVSEAGFGILGWIGWSAGAWLWARGNGIFRTSGGWLKAALFALPVELLLAALPGRVETHYYLSLLPAFSVFAALALWALLRGARFHELSFPARLAGAALLSAGLFAASAPAMVTQAGACRANDYSDVTDYLRANSTAQDGVLFWGAEAGLNFATQRASPTRYAYLYPLYHSGYAQEADAARFFAGVRADPPLWIVDTKNPVTPFLEIPAGGAAQAEFREWFEGNYAFAAEIHGWRFYRRKSS; via the coding sequence ATGACGCAAAGCGCAGAAAAGAAGATACCGGCGCTATCCCGGTTTCCCATCCGGGAAATCCTCCTCTGCGGATTCCTGGCGGCCTGCGCCCTGCTTCCCTCCTCGCCCCTTTTCCAGCGCTTCCCGTTCCGGGATTCGGGCGCATTCCTCTACACCGGCTGGCGGATGCAAGAGGGGGAAGTGCCCTACCGGGACGTGTGGGACCATAAACCGCCGCTGATCTATTTCATCAACGCGGCCGGCCTGACGCTCGGCGGCGGATCGGCTTGGGGCGTATGGGCGCTCGAATGGATTTCGCTCGGCGCGGCCTGCCTGCTGGCGTACCGCCTGCTGAAGCAAACCTTCGGCCCGTGGCCGGCCGGGATTTGCCTGCCGTTGATGCTGGGCGCGTTTTTCGTTCTGGCGATGGGCGGCAATCTGGCTACCGAATATGCGCTTCCGATGCAGTTCGCCTGCCTCTTCCTGGCCGCGGGTATGGGCGATGACCGGCCCGAACGCGGCCGGATGTTCCTTCTCGGTATCCTCGGCGGCTGCCTGTTCCTTTTAAAACAAAACCTGATCGGGATCCCGGCCATCGTCGCGGCGTACCGGATTCTGTCGTCGCTCCGCCGCAAACAAGGAATCTCCGCCCTGCGCGAAACAGGCTATGCGGCGGCCGGCGCCGCCCTGGCCTTCCTCCCGGCGCTGGGCTATTTCGCCGTCCACGGCGCGCTGACCGATCTTTGGGACGCGGCGTTCCGCTACAACTTTTTTTATGCCGAGACCGGAGTTGCGGCCGCAGGAAAAAGCGTCGTCCGCGGGCTGGAAGCCGTCTCGGAAGCGGGTTTCGGGATCCTGGGTTGGATCGGTTGGTCGGCGGGAGCTTGGCTGTGGGCGCGCGGCAATGGGATCTTCCGCACTTCAGGCGGCTGGCTGAAGGCGGCGCTTTTCGCATTGCCGGTCGAACTGCTCCTGGCCGCGCTTCCCGGCCGGGTGGAGACGCATTATTACTTGAGTCTACTTCCGGCGTTTTCGGTCTTCGCGGCGCTCGCGCTGTGGGCGCTGCTGCGCGGCGCGCGGTTCCACGAGCTGTCTTTTCCGGCGCGGCTCGCCGGCGCCGCGCTGCTCTCCGCGGGGTTGTTCGCCGCCTCGGCGCCGGCCATGGTCACGCAGGCCGGCGCCTGCCGGGCCAACGATTATTCGGACGTGACGGATTATTTGCGCGCCAACAGCACCGCGCAGGACGGCGTCTTGTTCTGGGGCGCGGAGGCGGGGTTGAACTTCGCCACGCAGCGCGCGAGCCCGACCCGGTACGCGTATCTATACCCGCTCTACCATTCAGGATATGCGCAGGAGGCGGACGCCGCGCGGTTCTTCGCCGGGGTGCGGGCCGATCCGCCGTTGTGGATCGTCGATACCAAGAATCCGGTGACGCCGTTCCTGGAAATCCCCGCCGGCGGAGCGGCCCAGGCGGAATTCCGGGAGTGGTTCGAAGGCAACTACGCGTTTGCGGCGGAGATCCACGGGTGGAGATTTTACAGACGGAAGAGCTCATAA
- a CDS encoding GNAT family N-acetyltransferase, producing the protein MEEITLSEESPSPAEYAALRALVGWRNPDPAAIAPSLRNSLYCVCARSQGRMIGMARIIGDGGLTFYIQDVIVAPDRQGEGIGARLMERAMEYIRRTAAHNAVVGLMAAKGKEEFYERYGFTRRPNGELGAGMTIFWRNPDLPAPLT; encoded by the coding sequence ATGGAAGAGATCACCCTGTCCGAAGAATCCCCCAGCCCCGCGGAATACGCTGCCCTGCGAGCCCTGGTCGGATGGCGGAACCCGGATCCGGCCGCGATCGCGCCCTCGCTTCGCAACTCGCTCTACTGCGTCTGCGCCCGCTCGCAGGGAAGAATGATCGGCATGGCGCGCATCATCGGCGACGGCGGATTGACCTTCTACATCCAGGATGTGATCGTCGCGCCGGACCGCCAGGGCGAGGGAATCGGCGCACGGCTGATGGAGCGCGCCATGGAATACATCCGCCGCACCGCCGCGCACAACGCGGTCGTCGGATTGATGGCCGCCAAGGGCAAGGAGGAGTTTTACGAACGCTACGGATTCACCCGCCGCCCGAACGGGGAGCTCGGCGCCGGAATGACTATCTTCTGGAGAAACCCTGACCTCCCTGCCCCCCTCACGTAA
- the msrA gene encoding peptide-methionine (S)-S-oxide reductase MsrA, whose translation MDKLETATFAAGCFWCVEAVFQDVRGVERVASGYAGGEKADPTYEEVCTGTTGHAEAVQITFDPAVVSYTDLLDIFWHTHDPTTPNRQGADVGTQYRSAVFYHDEAQKRAAEEVKRRIEEERLWPLPIVTEIVPFTAFYPAEDYHQNYFKTNPHQMYCALTINPKVRKFRIAFREKLKNPGDYP comes from the coding sequence ATCGACAAACTCGAAACCGCCACCTTCGCCGCCGGCTGCTTCTGGTGCGTGGAAGCGGTGTTCCAGGACGTGCGCGGAGTGGAACGGGTCGCATCCGGATACGCCGGCGGGGAAAAAGCCGATCCCACCTACGAGGAGGTTTGCACCGGGACGACCGGGCATGCCGAAGCGGTGCAGATCACCTTCGACCCGGCGGTCGTCTCCTACACCGACCTGCTCGACATCTTCTGGCACACGCACGATCCGACCACGCCCAACCGCCAGGGCGCGGACGTCGGAACGCAGTACCGCTCGGCGGTTTTCTACCACGACGAGGCACAGAAGCGGGCGGCCGAAGAGGTGAAACGGAGGATCGAGGAGGAGCGGCTGTGGCCCCTGCCGATTGTGACCGAGATCGTTCCGTTCACGGCTTTCTACCCAGCCGAGGATTACCACCAAAATTACTTTAAAACCAACCCGCACCAGATGTACTGCGCGCTGACGATCAATCCGAAAGTGCGGAAATTTCGGATCGCCTTCCGCGAGAAATTAAAGAACCCGGGGGATTATCCGTAG
- a CDS encoding adenosylhomocysteinase, producing MKREFDIKNPKLADGGRLRIEWAEQEMPVMRQIRERFAKERPLSGLRMAACLHVTTETANLLHTLQLGGADVVVCASNPLSTQDDVAASLVTHFEIPVFAVKGEDHATYYQHIYAALDTHPHMTMDDGADLVSTLHKERPDQCKEVAGGTEETTTGVIRLKAMAASGALRFPVIAVNDSMTKHLFDNRYGTGQSTIDGIVRATNVLLAGKTFVVSGYGWCGKGLAMRARGIGANVIVTEVDPVAAVEAVMDGFRVMPMDDAAPIADFFCTVTGDVNVIDGPDFEKMKDGAIVANSGHFNVEINIPALEKMAKSKRKVREFVDQYTLPNGRKVNLLAEGRLINLAAAEGHPASVMDMSFANQALSAEYMAQNSGKLEKIVHRLPEELDREIARIKLEGMGVRIDTLSAEQHKYLTSWEEGT from the coding sequence ATGAAACGCGAATTCGACATCAAGAACCCCAAACTGGCGGACGGCGGCCGTCTGCGGATCGAATGGGCCGAACAGGAAATGCCCGTCATGCGCCAAATCCGCGAGCGGTTCGCCAAGGAGCGCCCGCTTTCCGGGCTGCGCATGGCCGCCTGCCTGCACGTCACCACCGAAACGGCCAACCTCCTGCACACCCTCCAGCTGGGCGGGGCGGATGTGGTGGTGTGCGCCTCGAACCCGCTTTCCACCCAGGATGACGTCGCCGCTTCGCTGGTGACGCATTTCGAGATCCCGGTCTTCGCGGTGAAAGGCGAGGACCACGCCACGTATTACCAGCACATCTACGCCGCGCTGGATACGCACCCGCACATGACGATGGACGACGGCGCCGATCTGGTGTCCACGCTCCACAAGGAACGTCCGGATCAGTGCAAAGAGGTGGCCGGCGGGACGGAGGAGACCACCACCGGCGTGATCCGGCTCAAGGCGATGGCGGCCTCCGGGGCGCTGCGCTTCCCGGTGATCGCGGTCAACGATTCGATGACCAAACACCTCTTCGACAACCGCTACGGCACCGGCCAATCCACCATCGACGGGATCGTGCGCGCCACCAACGTCCTCTTGGCGGGCAAGACCTTCGTCGTCTCCGGCTACGGCTGGTGCGGCAAGGGCCTGGCGATGCGCGCCCGCGGGATCGGGGCGAACGTGATCGTCACCGAGGTGGATCCGGTGGCAGCGGTGGAGGCGGTGATGGACGGCTTCCGGGTGATGCCGATGGACGACGCCGCCCCGATCGCCGACTTCTTCTGCACCGTCACCGGCGACGTCAACGTCATCGACGGGCCGGATTTCGAGAAGATGAAGGACGGCGCGATCGTCGCCAACTCCGGCCACTTCAACGTGGAGATCAACATCCCGGCGCTGGAAAAAATGGCGAAGAGCAAGCGCAAGGTGCGCGAATTCGTCGACCAATACACGCTTCCCAACGGCCGCAAGGTCAATCTCCTGGCCGAGGGCCGGCTGATCAACCTGGCCGCCGCCGAGGGACATCCGGCGAGCGTGATGGACATGTCGTTCGCCAACCAGGCGCTCAGCGCGGAATACATGGCTCAGAATTCCGGCAAACTCGAGAAAATCGTCCACCGCCTTCCGGAGGAACTCGACCGCGAGATCGCGCGGATCAAGCTGGAAGGCATGGGCGTGCGGATCGACACCCTCTCCGCCGAACAGCATAAATACCTGACTTCGTGGGAAGAGGGGACGTGA
- a CDS encoding class I SAM-dependent methyltransferase, protein MPDPKEKVRLTAEQETLMITLYCKTLAAPKGAFSDAEAWRVVERIDYDFSRLKLKPGTRLTVFMRAKRLDHYVRGFLSRAPDGIVLHLGCGLDTRHARVDNGSVRWFDLDLPDVIALRRKLFAESPRYRMIASSVTDFRWLKEIPRGKPAFIVAEGLLMYLAEEKVKELLLRLRDAFAGCEIAFDAFSTLTARNIKRADVLKTTGATVRWGIDDPKWIETWAPGIRLKEEWTFMQSEDIRKLGAANFLMFKLAGLFPAAAKAHRILYYSL, encoded by the coding sequence ATGCCCGATCCGAAAGAAAAGGTCCGTCTCACCGCCGAGCAGGAAACGCTGATGATCACGCTCTACTGCAAAACCCTCGCGGCGCCGAAGGGGGCGTTCTCCGACGCCGAGGCGTGGAGGGTCGTGGAGCGGATCGATTACGATTTCTCGCGCCTGAAGCTCAAACCCGGGACGCGTCTGACCGTCTTCATGCGGGCCAAGCGCCTGGACCATTACGTCCGCGGGTTCCTTTCCCGCGCGCCGGACGGAATCGTGCTGCACCTCGGCTGCGGGCTGGATACGCGCCATGCCCGCGTCGACAACGGCTCCGTCCGCTGGTTCGACCTCGACCTCCCGGACGTGATCGCACTGCGCCGGAAGCTCTTCGCCGAATCACCCCGCTACCGCATGATCGCCTCGTCCGTCACCGATTTCCGCTGGCTGAAGGAAATCCCCCGCGGCAAACCGGCGTTCATCGTCGCCGAAGGTTTACTGATGTATCTCGCCGAGGAAAAGGTGAAGGAACTCTTGCTCCGGTTGCGGGACGCGTTTGCGGGATGCGAAATCGCCTTCGACGCCTTCAGCACGCTGACGGCTCGGAACATCAAGCGCGCCGACGTGCTGAAGACGACCGGCGCCACGGTCCGTTGGGGGATCGACGATCCGAAATGGATCGAAACGTGGGCGCCCGGGATCCGCCTGAAGGAAGAATGGACCTTCATGCAATCGGAAGATATCCGTAAACTGGGGGCGGCCAATTTTCTGATGTTCAAGCTGGCCGGACTGTTCCCCGCGGCGGCGAAAGCGCATCGGATTCTGTATTATTCGCTGTAG
- a CDS encoding lytic transglycosylase domain-containing protein, which produces MTRRFPFLFPLLLALSACALPRAEIPHAATAAGPTLTATAVPSPTVAPSATPSLNESLLLGDRALLNGDWAAAAAHYQAALAAGAEPERAAFFLARTMYHAADLAGARSMLESLIGGYPAGAFAGRAQLLLGEVAASQADWAASVAAYQNFLLLAPGLLNDFVQERVGDSSLAGGWTDQAVQAYAAAADASNPANRLRLLEKEADALSGAKQAEAAIPIYEEVLAGVTSTYAKARLQRKIGGALIALGRAEEGYARYEAALEYPAAYDAFLCLSELIYAGRSVDNLIRGIVDYYAGVHDTALVVLTDYLAADPAEPAKALYFRGLAARALDRPGEAAADFEAAAALGLETGFWDSALFELAYTRWAWLDDTAGAVSILAGLADAIPAHPRSPEALYTAARIAERGGELTLAAQLWTRMAQDYPADSGAAEARHLAGIALYRLGDYAGAEAAWAAGASSGDGWTRSRALFWTSKARGMRGDPEGSRSALEQAAAASPTDYYSERAADILAGNRAFSRSFEINLAFDLDAEYLQAEAWVQSVFASDQPIEQRYAGVKNDPRLARGGVLWDIGLYDEARAEFDGLWFSAANDPAGSLYLSRRFEAIGYYPGATQAARQVLDAAGLNDAQTLAAPAYFNHVRFGPYFMDLIVPQAARFSLHPLLLFGLVRQESLFGISAASAANAHGLMQLIPSTAEAVAAELGMAGLTVGDLYRPVINVQLGAAYLAAQRDSFGGSLFQALAAYNAGPGSASFWRDLAGGDDDLFVEVIRYDETRNYVRRVYENYVIYSDLYQAG; this is translated from the coding sequence ATGACGCGCCGATTTCCGTTTTTATTTCCACTCCTCCTCGCGCTTTCCGCATGTGCGCTTCCGCGCGCGGAGATTCCGCATGCGGCGACTGCGGCCGGGCCGACCTTGACCGCGACCGCCGTCCCCTCACCGACGGTCGCGCCGAGCGCCACGCCGTCCTTGAATGAAAGCCTCCTGCTCGGAGACCGCGCCCTGCTCAACGGGGATTGGGCCGCCGCGGCGGCGCACTACCAGGCGGCGCTGGCCGCCGGAGCGGAGCCGGAACGCGCGGCGTTTTTCCTGGCGCGCACGATGTACCATGCCGCGGATCTCGCCGGCGCGCGTTCGATGCTGGAGAGCCTGATCGGCGGATATCCGGCGGGCGCCTTCGCCGGGCGCGCCCAATTGCTCCTCGGCGAGGTCGCCGCTTCGCAGGCGGATTGGGCCGCCTCGGTCGCCGCGTATCAGAATTTTCTCCTGCTTGCCCCGGGGTTGTTGAACGATTTCGTCCAGGAGCGGGTCGGCGATTCTTCGCTCGCCGGCGGGTGGACCGATCAGGCGGTCCAGGCGTATGCCGCCGCGGCGGACGCCTCCAATCCGGCCAACCGGCTGCGGCTCTTGGAGAAGGAGGCCGACGCGCTCTCGGGCGCGAAACAGGCCGAAGCGGCGATCCCCATTTACGAGGAAGTGCTGGCCGGGGTGACCAGCACCTACGCCAAGGCGCGGCTGCAGCGCAAGATCGGCGGCGCGCTGATCGCCCTCGGGCGGGCGGAGGAGGGTTACGCCCGCTACGAGGCGGCGCTCGAGTACCCCGCGGCGTACGACGCCTTCCTGTGCCTTTCGGAATTGATCTACGCCGGACGCTCCGTCGACAACCTGATCCGCGGGATCGTGGATTATTACGCGGGCGTGCACGACACGGCGCTGGTTGTCCTGACCGACTACCTCGCGGCGGATCCCGCCGAACCGGCCAAGGCGCTCTACTTCCGCGGCCTGGCCGCCCGCGCTCTCGACCGGCCCGGGGAGGCGGCGGCGGATTTCGAGGCCGCGGCGGCGCTCGGTCTTGAAACCGGCTTTTGGGATTCGGCGCTGTTCGAGCTGGCGTATACCCGCTGGGCTTGGCTCGACGATACCGCCGGCGCGGTTTCGATTCTCGCCGGCTTGGCGGATGCGATACCGGCTCACCCACGCTCCCCGGAAGCGCTGTATACCGCCGCGCGGATCGCCGAGCGCGGTGGGGAACTGACCCTGGCCGCGCAACTCTGGACCCGCATGGCGCAGGATTACCCGGCCGATTCCGGCGCCGCGGAGGCGCGGCATCTGGCGGGCATTGCCCTCTACCGGCTCGGGGACTACGCGGGCGCGGAAGCCGCGTGGGCGGCGGGCGCTTCCTCCGGCGACGGCTGGACCCGCTCCCGGGCGCTGTTCTGGACGTCCAAGGCGCGCGGGATGCGCGGGGATCCGGAGGGCTCGCGGTCCGCGCTGGAGCAGGCCGCAGCCGCCTCGCCGACCGATTACTATTCCGAACGGGCGGCCGACATCCTGGCCGGAAACCGCGCCTTCTCCCGCAGCTTCGAGATCAACCTGGCGTTCGACCTCGACGCCGAATACCTGCAGGCGGAAGCCTGGGTCCAGTCGGTGTTCGCGTCGGATCAACCGATCGAACAACGGTACGCGGGGGTGAAGAACGATCCCCGCCTGGCGCGCGGCGGCGTGTTATGGGACATCGGTCTGTACGACGAGGCGCGGGCGGAGTTCGATGGTTTGTGGTTTTCGGCCGCGAACGATCCGGCCGGTTCGCTCTACCTCAGCCGCCGCTTCGAGGCGATCGGCTACTATCCGGGCGCGACCCAGGCCGCGCGCCAGGTGCTTGACGCCGCCGGATTGAACGACGCGCAGACTCTCGCCGCGCCGGCCTACTTCAACCACGTCCGCTTCGGCCCCTACTTCATGGATCTGATCGTCCCCCAGGCGGCGCGTTTCTCGCTCCACCCGCTGCTGCTCTTCGGACTGGTTCGCCAGGAATCGCTCTTCGGGATCTCCGCCGCCTCGGCCGCGAACGCCCACGGGCTGATGCAGTTGATCCCCTCGACCGCCGAGGCGGTCGCCGCCGAGCTTGGGATGGCCGGCCTGACCGTCGGCGACCTCTACCGGCCGGTGATCAACGTCCAGCTCGGGGCGGCCTATCTCGCAGCCCAGCGGGATTCCTTCGGCGGCAGCCTGTTCCAGGCGCTTGCCGCCTACAACGCCGGACCGGGCAGTGCATCCTTTTGGCGCGACCTCGCCGGAGGCGACGACGATCTTTTCGTCGAAGTGATCCGCTATGACGAGACGAGGAATTACGTGCGGCGGGTGTATGAGAATTACGTCATCTATTCCGATCTGTACCAGGCGGGGTAA
- a CDS encoding carbohydrate kinase family protein produces the protein MNIVLTGSVAFDCLMTFPGLFREQILPEKLDSLSLSFLVDGLARHRGGTAGNIAYTLALLGERPRLMATAGMDFGEYRAALEAAGVDTSLTKQYDDCYTGSFFATTDKANCQLASFYPGAMGRAAELTLRDVSPKPDLAVISPNDPAAMVKYARECRELGLPLMYDPSQQVARMDGADVAAGIDSCRILICNEYEFGLISKKTGRSEAELEAGIETVIVTLGEKGSRIKAGNSQFEVPVVPPRRIADPTGVGDAFRGGLLKGMAHQAPWDTCGRLGALAATYCLEEVGTQNHQYARAEFLARYEQAFGKDNTVEKILT, from the coding sequence ATGAACATCGTCCTCACCGGATCGGTCGCCTTCGACTGCCTGATGACCTTCCCGGGCTTGTTCCGCGAGCAGATCCTACCCGAGAAGCTGGATTCGCTCAGCCTCTCATTCCTGGTCGACGGCCTAGCCCGCCATCGCGGCGGGACCGCCGGCAACATTGCCTACACGCTGGCCCTGCTCGGCGAACGGCCGCGGCTTATGGCGACCGCAGGCATGGATTTCGGAGAATACCGCGCCGCGCTGGAAGCGGCCGGGGTGGACACCTCGCTGACCAAGCAGTACGACGATTGCTACACCGGATCGTTCTTCGCCACCACCGACAAGGCCAACTGCCAGCTGGCTTCGTTCTATCCCGGCGCGATGGGCCGCGCGGCGGAGTTGACCTTGCGGGACGTTTCGCCGAAGCCGGACCTCGCGGTGATCTCGCCCAACGATCCGGCGGCGATGGTGAAGTACGCCCGCGAATGCCGGGAGCTCGGCCTGCCGCTGATGTACGACCCCTCCCAGCAGGTCGCCCGGATGGACGGCGCGGACGTCGCGGCGGGAATCGACTCCTGCCGGATCCTGATCTGCAACGAATACGAGTTCGGGCTGATCTCCAAGAAGACCGGGCGCAGCGAGGCGGAGCTGGAAGCGGGTATCGAGACCGTGATCGTGACCCTCGGGGAAAAAGGTTCGCGGATCAAGGCTGGGAATTCGCAATTCGAGGTTCCGGTCGTTCCGCCGCGGCGGATCGCCGATCCGACCGGGGTGGGCGACGCCTTCCGCGGCGGCCTGCTGAAGGGAATGGCGCACCAAGCCCCATGGGATACCTGCGGCCGGCTGGGGGCGCTGGCGGCGACCTATTGCCTCGAGGAAGTGGGCACGCAGAACCATCAATATGCGCGCGCAGAATTTCTGGCGCGGTACGAGCAAGCGTTCGGAAAAGACAATACGGTGGAAAAAATTCTGACCTGA